One genomic window of Inquilinus sp. KBS0705 includes the following:
- a CDS encoding MmcQ/YjbR family DNA-binding protein, with protein MNIEELRDYCLQKPAVTESFPFGEDTLVFKVGEKIFLLAGLEDGRHFNAKCDPELAVELREQHTEVKPGYHMNKTHWNTVYMSGSLTNKQLKGMIDHSYSLVFKSLSKKLQAEITAANN; from the coding sequence TTGAACATAGAAGAACTACGCGATTATTGCCTGCAAAAACCAGCAGTTACCGAAAGTTTCCCTTTCGGAGAAGATACGCTTGTATTTAAGGTTGGCGAAAAGATATTCCTGCTTGCAGGATTAGAGGACGGGCGCCATTTTAATGCCAAATGCGACCCCGAACTGGCTGTAGAATTACGCGAGCAGCACACCGAAGTTAAGCCGGGTTACCACATGAATAAAACCCACTGGAACACTGTTTATATGAGCGGATCGCTTACAAACAAACAGCTTAAAGGGATGATCGATCACTCTTACAGCTTGGTTTTTAAAAGTTTATCTAAAAAGTTACAGGCCGAAATTACAGCGGCTAACAATTGA